The Aliarcobacter cryaerophilus ATCC 43158 genome includes a region encoding these proteins:
- a CDS encoding DUF4885 family protein: MNINTNIQSFSSQSGIKVTQNGISNQSIDKSKNSEAVNINIDSKTLDTLNLLSSLGEETILKAYDNSYINKDGEAITKRLNEHYKKTNEENKRFPDPSIHIWNKYHNPDYQYYAKQMDKVERDTAYNQEISYLKRGYLQEPAHTDFILKDMKVVNGIVDEVEKKAYYREAVNTQFQQLLDKYSISVPKDTNLTFTIDPYDYKVSVSGIDDKNLSSLIEDVLNTASNSKELFSHIYNSTLDNNSQVSKEKSDKKTLFHEIKNRTGYDLRDLENIDGKFLTKDGTDILELYKTGVINSKNIPEEYKGMVFELYSGKLTELAKKGFENVPDLVLSIDYKNGSFYDVGQSENFGIGKTKWIDELKASKSQTFGEAFKDYRKDNINMEDKQNIIKDALNLKEFSFKGIKSEADSLLEKYGSKDMELIKLLLMQKYLMGKEDSESDKEFYKLLKEWEESKTQD; the protein is encoded by the coding sequence ATGAATATAAATACTAATATACAATCGTTTAGTTCACAAAGTGGAATAAAAGTAACACAAAATGGAATTTCTAATCAAAGTATAGATAAAAGCAAAAATAGTGAAGCTGTAAATATAAATATAGACTCAAAGACACTAGATACTTTAAATCTATTATCATCATTAGGTGAAGAAACTATTTTAAAAGCTTACGATAATAGTTATATCAATAAAGATGGAGAAGCTATTACAAAACGATTAAATGAACACTATAAAAAAACAAATGAAGAAAATAAAAGATTTCCAGACCCTTCAATCCATATTTGGAATAAATATCATAACCCAGATTATCAATATTATGCCAAGCAAATGGATAAAGTTGAAAGAGATACTGCCTACAATCAAGAGATAAGTTACCTAAAAAGAGGCTATCTACAAGAACCTGCTCATACAGATTTTATTTTAAAAGATATGAAAGTCGTAAATGGAATTGTAGATGAAGTAGAAAAAAAAGCTTATTATAGAGAAGCTGTAAATACTCAATTTCAACAACTTTTAGATAAATACAGTATCTCTGTTCCAAAAGATACAAACTTAACTTTTACTATAGACCCTTATGATTATAAAGTAAGTGTTAGCGGAATTGATGATAAAAATCTATCTAGTTTGATAGAAGATGTTTTAAATACAGCAAGTAATTCTAAAGAGTTGTTTTCTCATATTTATAATAGTACTTTAGATAATAATTCTCAAGTAAGCAAAGAAAAATCTGATAAAAAAACATTATTTCATGAAATAAAAAATAGAACTGGATATGACCTAAGAGATTTAGAAAATATAGATGGTAAATTTTTAACAAAAGATGGTACAGATATTTTAGAATTATATAAAACAGGTGTAATAAATAGTAAAAATATTCCTGAAGAGTATAAAGGAATGGTTTTTGAACTATATAGTGGAAAATTAACAGAATTAGCAAAAAAAGGATTTGAAAATGTACCTGATTTAGTTTTATCTATAGATTATAAAAACGGAAGTTTTTATGATGTAGGACAGAGTGAAAACTTTGGAATAGGAAAAACAAAATGGATAGATGAACTAAAAGCTTCAAAATCACAAACATTTGGAGAAGCTTTTAAAGATTATAGAAAAGATAATATAAATATGGAAGATAAGCAAAATATTATCAAAGATGCACTAAATCTAAAAGAGTTTAGTTTTAAAGGAATAAAATCTGAAGCAGATAGTTTACTTGAAAAATATGGCTCAAAAGATATGGAATTAATCAAACTTTTACTTATGCAAAAATATCTTATGGGGAAAGAGGATAGTGAGTCAGATAAGGAGTTTTATAAACTTTTAAAAGAGTGGGAAGAGAGTAAAACTCAAGATTAA